The Sphingobacteriaceae bacterium region GGGGACATGCATTGCATGCAGCCGCCATCGCTGATGCCAACAATTTAGGCGATCTGGTGGCCCAAATCCCCGGGGTCATAAGGGCCTTCAGCCAGTGGGATGACGACGGCGCCCCGAAGGTTTGGGTGCTGGCCTCCCAGCAGGTGCAGGAATGGGCGCTGCGCAAGCAGATCCATTCCCTGGCTTTGGTGGCCGGCGGGCAGGCGCTGCGCCAGGATGCGGTGGACATCACCTTTCTGGATGCCGTCCCCCAGGACGGCACCGGCTCCCTGGCGTGGACCAGCCTGGGCCTGCAGTTGTCGGGGGTCACCACCCAGGTCAACGGCGACGGCAGCCGGGAAACCGAAGTACGTCTCCGGCGGGCCAAGTCCACATATACCGGGCGGGCCCGCTGCGACCGGAACGACTCGCCTTGGGCAGGGGGAGCACGGGCGACGATAGCCGCCATCGGCCAGTTCTGGCCGGCGGGCCTGGTCACCCTGGAGGAGATTAGCTCCATCACCATCGGGGGCCAGGCAGTGGTGGCCGCCGCCTTGCAGTTGTCGTCCCCCGAGGGCGCTGTAGGTTACACTGTGGGCATAAGCACGGCCGATGTGGGCCCGTGCACCGCCGGCGCCTTGGCGGTGCTGGACGCCTTCAATCGCCGTCAGTCCTTTTGAACTTTGCAACTGTGACAATTTATCCCGCACCGACAGCACCACGACCCCGAGCGGCTACGTTTCCGTCTTCCACCAGCGAGGAGGGCGGTGTTCCACTAGGGGGAAACACTAATGGCCCGTTTGGTTAAGGTCATGATGCTGCTTGTGGCTCTGATTCTGGCTGGCGGCAGCAGCTTCCAGGTTGGCTGATACCTAAGTACGGGCTGTCGGGGCGGGATTTTTTTCTCTGCGTTGGACGTCGGGTGAGGGGAGGCCCGAATCGTGAAGTCCCGTGATGATGGGAACAGGTCAAGGCGGGCCCTCGCCGGTAGGTATGCGGCTTATCTGGCCTTGGTTGCCTGCGGAACAGCCTGGCTCTGGTCCGGGCACCCGCAGATCCGCTGGCAGCCCATGTTCGTCATGCTCTCCATCGTGATGCTGGCCGAAGCCATGCCCGTCCAACTGCCCCGCATCCGGGGCACCGTTTCCGTCAGTTTCCCCGTCATGCATGCCTCCGCCATGATTTTCGGCCCCTTGGCCGGCGCCTGGGTGGCAGCCGTGGGCAGCCTGCGGCCCCGGGACCTGGAAGGCCAGGTAGGCTGGGTGCCTTTCCTCTTCAACCGGCTGCAGCTGGCCGCCTCGACCTACGCCGCCGGCAGCGTGTTCCAGTACATGTCGGGGGATTTGACCAACTACAGCGATCCCCGGAGCATCATGGCCGTGGTGGCCAGCGGCGGCATGTACCTGCTGCTCAACATGACGGCCATCACCATTTTCTCCTCCATCGTGGACAAGCGGTCGCCCCTGCGGGTCTGGTGGACGGGCTTGACCTGGGCCCTGCCCAACACCCTGGCCCTGCTGCCCATCTCCTACCTGGTGGCCACCACGTATCAAGTGTTGAACCTCATCGCCCCCCTGTTCCTGGCCCTGCCCCTGCTGGTGGCCCGCTACTCCTACCAGCGCTACGTGGACATGCGCAACCAGTACATCGACACCATCCGCTCCCTGGCGGCGGCCCTGGAGGCCAAGGACCCCCGGACCTACGGCCACGCCGACCGGGTGTCCCAGTTGAGCATGGCGGTGGGCAAGGAGATGGGCTTTACCGAGGGCAAGCTGGAGCAGCTGCAGGTGGCGGGCATCCTGCACGACGTGGGCAAGATAGGTGTTTCCGACACCATCCTGAACAAGGCGGGCCGCTTCACCCAGGAGGAGTTCCGGGAGATGGCCAAGCACCCGGAGATCGGCGCCCGCATCGTGGAAAATGTGGAAATGCTCCACGAAGTGGCCGACTGGATCCGCTACCATCACGAGCGGTACGACGGCACCGGCTACCCCGAAGGCCTGGCCGGAGAGGATATTCCGCTGGAATCCCGCATCATCGCCGTGGCCGACGCCTTCGACGCCATGACCTCCATCCGGCCCTACAAGGATGCCATGACGGTAGAAGAGGCCCTGGCCGAACTGGAGCGCTGCGCCGGCACCCAGTTCGATCCCGCGGTGGTGGCCGCCTTCATCAAGGTGGCCCAGCAGCCCGAATTCCAGCAGCACCTCATCAGGGTGGAGGATAATTTGTTCGCCGCCAACCTGCTGAAAGATTTGGACAAGGATTCGGCGAAGGAGCCGGAAAAAGAACCGGCCAATGGGGTCTCACCCCAAAAGAACGATCAAGCCCCCGTTCCCCCGGCGCCCCGGTACGCCCAGGAGGCGCCGGCGACCACATCCCGGGCGGCGGAGCAGCCCGGGCTGTACGGCGGCCGGTGAGGCAAGGCAGTCCTTTTTGAGGAAGGTGAAGGGCCTCGTTTACCGCGGCGATGCTGTTGGGTCTGGCCGTAGGCTTGCTGCGGGGGGGCAGGTTGGACAACCTGCTGAACCACCCCTTCCGGCATTTGTGGCTGGTGCTCCTGCCCTTCGCCCTGCGGGGGGCCATATATTTCCTGCCGGCCTCCCCAGGCCCCCGGTCCCCCTGGCTCAGCATCGTGGTGCAGGCGGTGGCCTACGGGAGCCTGCTGGTGCTGGTGTTCATCAACCGCTCCGTCAAGGGCGTGCCCTTGATCGGCCTGGGCATCGTCTCCAACTTCCTGGCCATCATGTTCAACAATGGCCGCATGCCCGTCTCCCCTGAGGGCCTGGCCCGCATCGGCGGCCCGGAACTGGTGGAGGCGGTGGCCCGGGACACTTCCTTTACCCACCAACTGGCCGATGAAACGGTCCGCCTTTACTGGCTTACAGATATCTGGCCCCTGCCCCGGCCTTTTCCCCTGCCTACCGTCTTCAGCATCGGCGACGTGCTCATCGCCCTGGGCGCCTTCGTGCTGCTGCAGCACCTGATGCAGCCCAGGCGCACCAGCCCCTACATCCTGCCGCCCGCCCGGTGACGGCCGGCCCCCTTCGTTGCTGTGGTCCCTGGGCCGGTGGTACAATCGAAGGCGACCCTTTTTCTAGGAGTGGATAACCAGCGGTGTTGGGACTGCTGCGGCGCTTGTTCGATGACAATGAGCGGGAACTGAAACGGTACTCCCGTATAGTGGAAAAGATCAACGCCTTGGAACCCACCATGGCCGCCATGTCCGACGACGAGCTGCGGGGGCAGACCGGGATCTTCCAGCAGCGGCTGGAGCAGGGGGAGTCCTTGGACCAGATCCTGCCCGAAGCCTTCGCCGTGGCCCGGGAGGCGGCCCGCCGGGTCCTGGGCATGCGCCCTTACGACGTCCAGCTTATGGGCGGCATGGCCCTCCACGAGGGCAAGATCGCCGAGATGAAGACGGGCGAGGGCAAGACCTTGGTGGCCACCCTGCCGGCCTATCTCAACGCCTTGACGGGCCGGGGGGTCCACATCGTCACCGTCAACGACTACTTGGCCCGGCGGGACAGCGAGTGGATGGGCCAGATCTACCGGTTCCTCGGCCTGCAGGTGGGCCTCATCGTCCACGGCCTGGACTTTAAGCAGCGCAGGGAAGCCTATGCCGCCCACATCACCTACGGCACCAACAACGAGTTCGGCTTCGACTACCTGCGGGACAACATGGCCATCCATGCCGATCAAATGGTCCAGCGGGATCTTCACTATGCCATCGTGGACGAGGTGGACAGCATCCTCATCGACGAGGCCCGGACGCCTCTCATCATCTCGGGCCATGCCGATACGCCCACGGAATTGTACAGCCAAATGGCCGCCCTGGCCCGGCGCATGCGCCGGGACGAGCACTACACGGTGGATGAAAAAGCCCGCTCCCTGGCCTTGACCGAAGAGGGCTTCGCCTTCGTGGAGCAGGCCGTGAACATCGACAATTTGTCGGACCTGGAGCACCTGCCCATCAAGCACGGCATCGAGAACGCCCTGAAGGCCCGGGAACTGTTCCGGCGGGACGTGGATTACGTGGTCAAGGACGGCCAGGTCATCATCGTGGATGAATTCACCGGGCGGCTCATGTTCGGCCGGCGGTACAGCGACGGCCTGCACCAGGCCATCGAGGCCAAAGAAGGCCTGAAGATCGAGCGGGAAAGCCAAACCCTGGCCAGCATCACCTTCCAGAACTACTTTCGCATGTACGAGAAGCTGGCGGGCATGACGGGCACCGCCGAAACCGAGGCGGAAGAATTCCGCAAGATCTACAAATTGGACGTGGTGGTCATTCCCACCAACCGGCCCATGATCCGCGAGGATCTGCCCGACGTCATCTACAAGACGGAAAAGGCCAAGTTCAAGGCGGTGGTGGAGGAGATCGCCCGCTGCCACCAGCAGGGGCGGCCCGTCCTGGTGGGCACCGTCTCCATCGCCAAGTCGGAGCAGATCAGCAAAATGCTCAAGAGCCGGGGCATTCCCCACCAGGTGCTGAACGCCAAGTACCACGACCGGGAAGCCGAAATCGTAGCCCAGGCGGGCCGCGAAGGGGCCGTGACCATCGCCACCAACATGGCGGGCCGCGGCACCGACATCATCCTGGGCGGCAACGCCGACTTCATGGCCCGGCAGGAAATGCGGCGCCGGGGCTACGACCCTGCCGTCATCGCCGTGGCCGCTGAGGCTGCCCCCACCGACGACGAGGAAATCCTGGCCGCCCGGGCGGAATACCGGCGCCTGCGGGAAGAGTTTGAGGCCGTCACCGCCCAGGAGCGGGAGCGGGTGGTGGCCCTGGGCGGGCTCCACATCATCGGCACGGAGCGCCACGAGGCCCGGCGCATCGACAACCAGCTGCGGGGCCGGGCCGGCCGCCAGGGGGACCCCGGCAGCTCCCGGTTCTACCTGTCCTTGGAAGACGAACTGATGCGCCTCTTCGGCTCGGAAAACATCAGGGGCGTGCTGGACCGCCTGGGCATCGAGGAAGACGAGCCCATCGAGCACGGGCTCATTACCCGGGCCATCGAAAACGCCCAGCGCAAGGTGGAAAGCCGGAACTTCAGCATCCGCCGCTACGTGCTGGAATACGACGACGTTTTGAACCACCAGCGGGAGGTCATCTACCGCCAGCGGCGGCAGGTGCTGGCGGGGGAGCCCCTGCGGCCCCATATCGAGGACATGATGGCCGACGTGGTGGACGGGCTGCTGGCCCAGTTCGCCGCCGTGGATGCCGATCCCGGCCAGTGGAACTTGACGGGCTTGTGGGAGCAGGTCACCGGCCGCTTCCTGTCGCCCCAGGACATCAGCCCCGCCGACCTGGAGGCGGCCGGCGGCTACGAAGGCCTGCGGGAACTGCTGCTGGAGGCCTTCATGAAGGCCTACCGGGAGCGGGAGGCCGCCCTGGGAGCCGAAACCCTGGCCGAACTGGAGCGGGTCATCCTCCTCCGGGTGGTGGACTCCCACTGGATGGAGCACCTGGACGCCATGGACGACCTGCGGGACGGCATCGGCCTCAGGGGCTACGGCCAGGAGGATCCCCTGCTGGCCTACAAGCGGGAAGCCTTCGATGCCTTCCACGGCATGGTGGAGCGCATCCGGGAGGATGTCATCTCCCTGCTCCTGCGGGTGCAGGTGGGCTCCCAGCTCCAGCGCCGCCGGGTGGCCGGCGGCCAGCAGGCCGAGCGGCGGCCCGTGGTGCAGGCGGTCCCAGCAGCCGCCGGGGCCGAGGGCGCCGCGGTGCCCATGGGGGGCGGCGAGGGCGGCCCACCCCGGCCCGCCCCGGTGCGGGTGGACAAAGTGGGCCGGAATGATCCGTGTCCTTGCGGCAGCGGCAAGAAGTACAAG contains the following coding sequences:
- a CDS encoding DUF5317 domain-containing protein encodes the protein MDNLLNHPFRHLWLVLLPFALRGAIYFLPASPGPRSPWLSIVVQAVAYGSLLVLVFINRSVKGVPLIGLGIVSNFLAIMFNNGRMPVSPEGLARIGGPELVEAVARDTSFTHQLADETVRLYWLTDIWPLPRPFPLPTVFSIGDVLIALGAFVLLQHLMQPRRTSPYILPPAR
- a CDS encoding HD-GYP domain-containing protein produces the protein MKSRDDGNRSRRALAGRYAAYLALVACGTAWLWSGHPQIRWQPMFVMLSIVMLAEAMPVQLPRIRGTVSVSFPVMHASAMIFGPLAGAWVAAVGSLRPRDLEGQVGWVPFLFNRLQLAASTYAAGSVFQYMSGDLTNYSDPRSIMAVVASGGMYLLLNMTAITIFSSIVDKRSPLRVWWTGLTWALPNTLALLPISYLVATTYQVLNLIAPLFLALPLLVARYSYQRYVDMRNQYIDTIRSLAAALEAKDPRTYGHADRVSQLSMAVGKEMGFTEGKLEQLQVAGILHDVGKIGVSDTILNKAGRFTQEEFREMAKHPEIGARIVENVEMLHEVADWIRYHHERYDGTGYPEGLAGEDIPLESRIIAVADAFDAMTSIRPYKDAMTVEEALAELERCAGTQFDPAVVAAFIKVAQQPEFQQHLIRVEDNLFAANLLKDLDKDSAKEPEKEPANGVSPQKNDQAPVPPAPRYAQEAPATTSRAAEQPGLYGGR
- the secA gene encoding preprotein translocase subunit SecA produces the protein MLGLLRRLFDDNERELKRYSRIVEKINALEPTMAAMSDDELRGQTGIFQQRLEQGESLDQILPEAFAVAREAARRVLGMRPYDVQLMGGMALHEGKIAEMKTGEGKTLVATLPAYLNALTGRGVHIVTVNDYLARRDSEWMGQIYRFLGLQVGLIVHGLDFKQRREAYAAHITYGTNNEFGFDYLRDNMAIHADQMVQRDLHYAIVDEVDSILIDEARTPLIISGHADTPTELYSQMAALARRMRRDEHYTVDEKARSLALTEEGFAFVEQAVNIDNLSDLEHLPIKHGIENALKARELFRRDVDYVVKDGQVIIVDEFTGRLMFGRRYSDGLHQAIEAKEGLKIERESQTLASITFQNYFRMYEKLAGMTGTAETEAEEFRKIYKLDVVVIPTNRPMIREDLPDVIYKTEKAKFKAVVEEIARCHQQGRPVLVGTVSIAKSEQISKMLKSRGIPHQVLNAKYHDREAEIVAQAGREGAVTIATNMAGRGTDIILGGNADFMARQEMRRRGYDPAVIAVAAEAAPTDDEEILAARAEYRRLREEFEAVTAQERERVVALGGLHIIGTERHEARRIDNQLRGRAGRQGDPGSSRFYLSLEDELMRLFGSENIRGVLDRLGIEEDEPIEHGLITRAIENAQRKVESRNFSIRRYVLEYDDVLNHQREVIYRQRRQVLAGEPLRPHIEDMMADVVDGLLAQFAAVDADPGQWNLTGLWEQVTGRFLSPQDISPADLEAAGGYEGLRELLLEAFMKAYREREAALGAETLAELERVILLRVVDSHWMEHLDAMDDLRDGIGLRGYGQEDPLLAYKREAFDAFHGMVERIREDVISLLLRVQVGSQLQRRRVAGGQQAERRPVVQAVPAAAGAEGAAVPMGGGEGGPPRPAPVRVDKVGRNDPCPCGSGKKYKRCCGR